The Vicia villosa cultivar HV-30 ecotype Madison, WI linkage group LG1, Vvil1.0, whole genome shotgun sequence genome includes a region encoding these proteins:
- the LOC131644239 gene encoding nuclear pore complex protein NUP98A-like isoform X2 produces MFPQQNNSSNNPFGIQYFLMHPNHFVGTPASGASSCIVFCFPNMCAFGQSGSLFGTSSPFESTTTAFGGHNSAFGSQAPIPAFGSRVASYSATTETDSGNIPPGKLESISAMPVYKDKSHEELRWVDCQLGYKAFGQNPAFGGFGSTTTPSPFGSATQPSQPAFGSNTQQSQPAFGSSIFGSSTPFGASSQPAFGATSIPAFGASSTPAFGASSTPAFGATSTPAFGATSTSAFGATSTSAFGNTGGAFGMSSTPVFGDGGAFGASSSPVFGSSSTSAFGASSTPAFGASSSPAFSFGSSTQAFGQSSSAFGSSSPFGSTTSAFGGQTSSAFGSQTPTPAFGSTGMGQSGFGGQRGGSRVASYSATTETDSSNTPPGRLESISAMPVYRDKSHEELRWEDYKSGDKGGPLASAPQQTGMAGFNSSTTQTNAFSPSPVFGQSSANPFSSTTPNSNPFAPKTSTFSSGFGTSAPAFSSSAFGSSTSAAAPSIFGSSSSPFGANSSSQAFGSSSSLFNTAAQSTSSPFGSSIFGNTQPSQLFSSAAPTDSHSSSVYGQNTSPFGQTAEFSQSSLSSSPSSELVGSIFSSSTSLTSNALTGFGQTAPSMSAPLQSSQPAQSSGTFSFNNSGQTQPVCASSFIGTAGMFGQNNFEFQAIPQSSTVVTAAPVTNSFGTTPSAQCEKSSMPVQDKPVTLRRKKIQIRTDKNRGPKPGFGGQQGGSRVASYSTTTQVDTGLILVDISAMSVYENKSHEELRWEDYLLKV; encoded by the exons ATGTTTCCGCAACAGAATAATTCAAGTAACAATCCTTTTGGAATTCAGTATTTTCTGATGcatccaaaccattttgttg GAACTCCTGCATCTGGGGCTTCAAGTTGCATTGTATTTTGTTTCCCAAACATGTGTGCATTTGGTCAGTCTGGTTCTTTATTTGGTACCAGCAGCCCATTTGAGAGTACAACTACAGCCTTTGGAGGCCACAATTCTGCGTTTG GATCACAGGCCCCCATTCCGGCTTTTGGAAGTAGAGTAGCTAGTTACTCAGCTACAACTGAAACAGATAGTGGTAACATACCACCTGGAAAATTGGAGTCCATATCAGCCATGCCTGTTTACAAAGATAAAAGCCATGAAGAGCTAAGATGGGTGGACTGTCAATTAGGATATAAAG CCTTTGGTCAGAATCCTGCTTTTGGAGGTTTTGGCTCTACTACTACTCCAAGTCCATTTGGAAGTGCCACCCAACCATCACAACCAGCATTTGGAAGTAACACCCAACAATCGCAACCAGCATTTGGAAGCAGCATATTTGGTTCCTCAACACCTTTTGGTGCATCATCCCAGCCGGCATTTGGTGCGACCAGCATTCCTGCATTTGGTGCGTCCAGCACCCCTGCGTTTGGTGCGTCCAGCACCCCGGCTTTTGGTGCGACCAGCACCCCGGCTTTTGGTGCGACATCAACCTCAGCTTTTGGTGCGACATCAACCTCAGCTTTTGGTAACACAGGGGGTGCATTTGGCATGTCAAGTACTCCTGTGTTTGGAGATGGGGGAGCCTTTGGGGCGTCAAGTAGTCCTGTATTTGGCTCATCAAGCACATCTGCATTTGGAGCTTCCAGCACTCCTGCTTTTGGTGCTTCTAGTAGCCCAGCTTTTAGTTTTGGCTCGTCCACTCAGGCTTTTGGTCAGTCTAGTTCTGCATTTGGTTCCAGCAGCCCTTTTGGCAGTACAACCTCAGCCTTTGGAGGTCAAACTTCTTCGGCATTTG GATCACAGACTCCCACTCCAGCATTTGGAAGTACTGGTATGGGGCAGTCAGGATTTGGAGGTCAGCGAGGTGGAAGTAGAGTAGCTAGTTACTCAGCTACAACTGAAACAGATAGTAGTAACACACCACCTGGAAGATTGGAGTCCATATCAGCGATGCCTGTTTACAGGGATAAAAGCCATGAGGAGCTAAGATGGGAGGACTATAAATCGGGAGATAAAG GAGGACCACTTGCCTCTGCTCCACAGCAAACCGGTATGGCTGGCTTTAATTCATCTACGACACAAACAAATGCCTTTTCTCCATCACCTGTATTTGGTCAATCATCAGCCAATCCTTTCTCTAGCACAACACCTAATTCTAACCCATTTGCACCGAAGACTTCAACATTTTCTTCTGGATTTGGAACTTCAGCTCCTGCTTTCAGTTCATCGGCTTTTGGTTCTTCAACGTCAGCAGCAGCACCATCCATTTTTGGCTCATCCTCATCCCCGTTTGGTGCCAACTCTTCGTCGCAGGCATTTGGGTCATCCTCTTCCCTGTTTAATACTGCAGCTCAGAGTACATCTTCACCATTTGGCTCAAGCATTTTTGGCAACACCCAGCCATCCCAATTATTTAGCTCTGCAGCCCCTACAGATTCACATTCTAGTTCTGTTTACGGTCAGAATACCTCCCCCTTTGGGCAGACTGCCGAGTTCAGTCAATCAAGCTTGTCCAGTTCACCTTCGTCAGAGCTTGTTGGAAGCATTTTCTCAAGCAGCACGTCACTCACGTCTAACGCTCTGACAGGTTTTGGCCAAACAGCG CCGTCAATGTCAGCACCACTCCAATCTTCACAACCTGCTCAGTCAAGTGGTACCTTTTCCTTTAACAACTCTGGCCAGACACAACCTG TTTGTGCAAGTAGCTTCATTGGAACTGCAGGCATGTTTGGTCagaataattttgaatttca GGCTATTCCCCAAAGTTCTACGGTTGTAACAGCAGCGCCCGTTACAAACTCATTTGGAACCACTCCCTCTGCTCAATGTGAAAAATCCAGCATGCCT GTCCAAGACAAACCTGTTACCTTAAGGCGAAAGAAAATCCAGATAAGGACAGATAAGAATAGGGGACCAAAG
- the LOC131644239 gene encoding nuclear pore complex protein NUP98A-like isoform X1, with translation MFPQQNNSSNNPFGIQYFLMHPNHFVGTPASGASSCIVFCFPNMCAFGQSGSLFGTSSPFESTTTAFGGHNSAFGSQAPIPAFGSRVASYSATTETDSGNIPPGKLESISAMPVYKDKSHEELRWVDCQLGYKGSSAFGQNPAFGGFGSTTTPSPFGSATQPSQPAFGSNTQQSQPAFGSSIFGSSTPFGASSQPAFGATSIPAFGASSTPAFGASSTPAFGATSTPAFGATSTSAFGATSTSAFGNTGGAFGMSSTPVFGDGGAFGASSSPVFGSSSTSAFGASSTPAFGASSSPAFSFGSSTQAFGQSSSAFGSSSPFGSTTSAFGGQTSSAFGSQTPTPAFGSTGMGQSGFGGQRGGSRVASYSATTETDSSNTPPGRLESISAMPVYRDKSHEELRWEDYKSGDKGGPLASAPQQTGMAGFNSSTTQTNAFSPSPVFGQSSANPFSSTTPNSNPFAPKTSTFSSGFGTSAPAFSSSAFGSSTSAAAPSIFGSSSSPFGANSSSQAFGSSSSLFNTAAQSTSSPFGSSIFGNTQPSQLFSSAAPTDSHSSSVYGQNTSPFGQTAEFSQSSLSSSPSSELVGSIFSSSTSLTSNALTGFGQTAPSMSAPLQSSQPAQSSGTFSFNNSGQTQPVCASSFIGTAGMFGQNNFEFQAIPQSSTVVTAAPVTNSFGTTPSAQCEKSSMPVQDKPVTLRRKKIQIRTDKNRGPKPGFGGQQGGSRVASYSTTTQVDTGLILVDISAMSVYENKSHEELRWEDYLLKV, from the exons ATGTTTCCGCAACAGAATAATTCAAGTAACAATCCTTTTGGAATTCAGTATTTTCTGATGcatccaaaccattttgttg GAACTCCTGCATCTGGGGCTTCAAGTTGCATTGTATTTTGTTTCCCAAACATGTGTGCATTTGGTCAGTCTGGTTCTTTATTTGGTACCAGCAGCCCATTTGAGAGTACAACTACAGCCTTTGGAGGCCACAATTCTGCGTTTG GATCACAGGCCCCCATTCCGGCTTTTGGAAGTAGAGTAGCTAGTTACTCAGCTACAACTGAAACAGATAGTGGTAACATACCACCTGGAAAATTGGAGTCCATATCAGCCATGCCTGTTTACAAAGATAAAAGCCATGAAGAGCTAAGATGGGTGGACTGTCAATTAGGATATAAAG GATCATCAGCCTTTGGTCAGAATCCTGCTTTTGGAGGTTTTGGCTCTACTACTACTCCAAGTCCATTTGGAAGTGCCACCCAACCATCACAACCAGCATTTGGAAGTAACACCCAACAATCGCAACCAGCATTTGGAAGCAGCATATTTGGTTCCTCAACACCTTTTGGTGCATCATCCCAGCCGGCATTTGGTGCGACCAGCATTCCTGCATTTGGTGCGTCCAGCACCCCTGCGTTTGGTGCGTCCAGCACCCCGGCTTTTGGTGCGACCAGCACCCCGGCTTTTGGTGCGACATCAACCTCAGCTTTTGGTGCGACATCAACCTCAGCTTTTGGTAACACAGGGGGTGCATTTGGCATGTCAAGTACTCCTGTGTTTGGAGATGGGGGAGCCTTTGGGGCGTCAAGTAGTCCTGTATTTGGCTCATCAAGCACATCTGCATTTGGAGCTTCCAGCACTCCTGCTTTTGGTGCTTCTAGTAGCCCAGCTTTTAGTTTTGGCTCGTCCACTCAGGCTTTTGGTCAGTCTAGTTCTGCATTTGGTTCCAGCAGCCCTTTTGGCAGTACAACCTCAGCCTTTGGAGGTCAAACTTCTTCGGCATTTG GATCACAGACTCCCACTCCAGCATTTGGAAGTACTGGTATGGGGCAGTCAGGATTTGGAGGTCAGCGAGGTGGAAGTAGAGTAGCTAGTTACTCAGCTACAACTGAAACAGATAGTAGTAACACACCACCTGGAAGATTGGAGTCCATATCAGCGATGCCTGTTTACAGGGATAAAAGCCATGAGGAGCTAAGATGGGAGGACTATAAATCGGGAGATAAAG GAGGACCACTTGCCTCTGCTCCACAGCAAACCGGTATGGCTGGCTTTAATTCATCTACGACACAAACAAATGCCTTTTCTCCATCACCTGTATTTGGTCAATCATCAGCCAATCCTTTCTCTAGCACAACACCTAATTCTAACCCATTTGCACCGAAGACTTCAACATTTTCTTCTGGATTTGGAACTTCAGCTCCTGCTTTCAGTTCATCGGCTTTTGGTTCTTCAACGTCAGCAGCAGCACCATCCATTTTTGGCTCATCCTCATCCCCGTTTGGTGCCAACTCTTCGTCGCAGGCATTTGGGTCATCCTCTTCCCTGTTTAATACTGCAGCTCAGAGTACATCTTCACCATTTGGCTCAAGCATTTTTGGCAACACCCAGCCATCCCAATTATTTAGCTCTGCAGCCCCTACAGATTCACATTCTAGTTCTGTTTACGGTCAGAATACCTCCCCCTTTGGGCAGACTGCCGAGTTCAGTCAATCAAGCTTGTCCAGTTCACCTTCGTCAGAGCTTGTTGGAAGCATTTTCTCAAGCAGCACGTCACTCACGTCTAACGCTCTGACAGGTTTTGGCCAAACAGCG CCGTCAATGTCAGCACCACTCCAATCTTCACAACCTGCTCAGTCAAGTGGTACCTTTTCCTTTAACAACTCTGGCCAGACACAACCTG TTTGTGCAAGTAGCTTCATTGGAACTGCAGGCATGTTTGGTCagaataattttgaatttca GGCTATTCCCCAAAGTTCTACGGTTGTAACAGCAGCGCCCGTTACAAACTCATTTGGAACCACTCCCTCTGCTCAATGTGAAAAATCCAGCATGCCT GTCCAAGACAAACCTGTTACCTTAAGGCGAAAGAAAATCCAGATAAGGACAGATAAGAATAGGGGACCAAAG
- the LOC131644239 gene encoding nuclear pore complex protein NUP98A-like isoform X3, with protein sequence MFPQQNNSSNNPFGIQYFLMHPNHFVGTPASGASSCIVFCFPNMCAFGQSGSLFGTSSPFESTTTAFGGHNSAFGSQAPIPAFGSRVASYSATTETDSGNIPPGKLESISAMPVYKDKSHEELRWVDCQLGYKGSSAFGQNPAFGGFGSTTTPSPFGSATQPSQPAFGSNTQQSQPAFGSSIFGSSTPFGASSQPAFGATSIPAFGASSTPAFGASSTPAFGATSTPAFGATSTSAFGATSTSAFGNTGGAFGMSSTPVFGDGGAFGASSSPVFGSSSTSAFGASSTPAFGASSSPAFSFGSSTQAFGQSSSAFGSSSPFGSTTSAFGGQTSSAFGSQTPTPAFGSTGMGQSGFGGQRGGSRVASYSATTETDSSNTPPGRLESISAMPVYRDKSHEELRWEDYKSGDKGGPLASAPQQTGMAGFNSSTTQTNAFSPSPVFGQSSANPFSSTTPNSNPFAPKTSTFSSGFGTSAPAFSSSAFGSSTSAAAPSIFGSSSSPFGANSSSQAFGSSSSLFNTAAQSTSSPFGSSIFGNTQPSQLFSSAAPTDSHSSSVYGQNTSPFGQTAEFSQSSLSSSPSSELVGSIFSSSTSLTSNALTGFGQTAPSMSAPLQSSQPAQSSGTFSFNNSGQTQPVCASSFIGTAGMFGQNNFEFQAIPQSSTVVTAAPVTNSFGTTPSAQCEKSSMPVQDKPVTLRRKKIQIRTDKNRGPKDLEVNKVEVE encoded by the exons ATGTTTCCGCAACAGAATAATTCAAGTAACAATCCTTTTGGAATTCAGTATTTTCTGATGcatccaaaccattttgttg GAACTCCTGCATCTGGGGCTTCAAGTTGCATTGTATTTTGTTTCCCAAACATGTGTGCATTTGGTCAGTCTGGTTCTTTATTTGGTACCAGCAGCCCATTTGAGAGTACAACTACAGCCTTTGGAGGCCACAATTCTGCGTTTG GATCACAGGCCCCCATTCCGGCTTTTGGAAGTAGAGTAGCTAGTTACTCAGCTACAACTGAAACAGATAGTGGTAACATACCACCTGGAAAATTGGAGTCCATATCAGCCATGCCTGTTTACAAAGATAAAAGCCATGAAGAGCTAAGATGGGTGGACTGTCAATTAGGATATAAAG GATCATCAGCCTTTGGTCAGAATCCTGCTTTTGGAGGTTTTGGCTCTACTACTACTCCAAGTCCATTTGGAAGTGCCACCCAACCATCACAACCAGCATTTGGAAGTAACACCCAACAATCGCAACCAGCATTTGGAAGCAGCATATTTGGTTCCTCAACACCTTTTGGTGCATCATCCCAGCCGGCATTTGGTGCGACCAGCATTCCTGCATTTGGTGCGTCCAGCACCCCTGCGTTTGGTGCGTCCAGCACCCCGGCTTTTGGTGCGACCAGCACCCCGGCTTTTGGTGCGACATCAACCTCAGCTTTTGGTGCGACATCAACCTCAGCTTTTGGTAACACAGGGGGTGCATTTGGCATGTCAAGTACTCCTGTGTTTGGAGATGGGGGAGCCTTTGGGGCGTCAAGTAGTCCTGTATTTGGCTCATCAAGCACATCTGCATTTGGAGCTTCCAGCACTCCTGCTTTTGGTGCTTCTAGTAGCCCAGCTTTTAGTTTTGGCTCGTCCACTCAGGCTTTTGGTCAGTCTAGTTCTGCATTTGGTTCCAGCAGCCCTTTTGGCAGTACAACCTCAGCCTTTGGAGGTCAAACTTCTTCGGCATTTG GATCACAGACTCCCACTCCAGCATTTGGAAGTACTGGTATGGGGCAGTCAGGATTTGGAGGTCAGCGAGGTGGAAGTAGAGTAGCTAGTTACTCAGCTACAACTGAAACAGATAGTAGTAACACACCACCTGGAAGATTGGAGTCCATATCAGCGATGCCTGTTTACAGGGATAAAAGCCATGAGGAGCTAAGATGGGAGGACTATAAATCGGGAGATAAAG GAGGACCACTTGCCTCTGCTCCACAGCAAACCGGTATGGCTGGCTTTAATTCATCTACGACACAAACAAATGCCTTTTCTCCATCACCTGTATTTGGTCAATCATCAGCCAATCCTTTCTCTAGCACAACACCTAATTCTAACCCATTTGCACCGAAGACTTCAACATTTTCTTCTGGATTTGGAACTTCAGCTCCTGCTTTCAGTTCATCGGCTTTTGGTTCTTCAACGTCAGCAGCAGCACCATCCATTTTTGGCTCATCCTCATCCCCGTTTGGTGCCAACTCTTCGTCGCAGGCATTTGGGTCATCCTCTTCCCTGTTTAATACTGCAGCTCAGAGTACATCTTCACCATTTGGCTCAAGCATTTTTGGCAACACCCAGCCATCCCAATTATTTAGCTCTGCAGCCCCTACAGATTCACATTCTAGTTCTGTTTACGGTCAGAATACCTCCCCCTTTGGGCAGACTGCCGAGTTCAGTCAATCAAGCTTGTCCAGTTCACCTTCGTCAGAGCTTGTTGGAAGCATTTTCTCAAGCAGCACGTCACTCACGTCTAACGCTCTGACAGGTTTTGGCCAAACAGCG CCGTCAATGTCAGCACCACTCCAATCTTCACAACCTGCTCAGTCAAGTGGTACCTTTTCCTTTAACAACTCTGGCCAGACACAACCTG TTTGTGCAAGTAGCTTCATTGGAACTGCAGGCATGTTTGGTCagaataattttgaatttca GGCTATTCCCCAAAGTTCTACGGTTGTAACAGCAGCGCCCGTTACAAACTCATTTGGAACCACTCCCTCTGCTCAATGTGAAAAATCCAGCATGCCT GTCCAAGACAAACCTGTTACCTTAAGGCGAAAGAAAATCCAGATAAGGACAGATAAGAATAGGGGACCAAAG